The sequence GCTCGCGCCCGGCGCTCGCGACGCGAGCGTGTTGCCGGTGTGCCGCAGGTCGTGAAAGTGCAGGCCGGGCACGCCCACGGCGGCGACCGCCTCGGGCCACTTGACCAGCTTGTTGAAGTTGCCGCGCCAGAGATTCCGGCCGTTCTCACCGGTAAACACAAATGCTTCCGGTGCCTCGCCGACGTGGCTGCTCACGTGCTGTTTCAGCATGGGCAGTGCCGCCTTTGGTAGCGCGATGGTTCGCACACCGGCCCGGGACTTCGGCGGGCCGAGGATCAGGCCGGTTCCTCGGTGTTCGACGAATGCTTGCCGTACTCGTACCGTGCCGGCGACCAGGTCGACGTCTTGCCGCTGCAGGGCGACCGCTTCACCCCATCGCAGGCATCCGAACGTGGTTACCAGGATCAGCGCCCGAAAACGGTCTGGCATCCGCTCGGCCAAGGCAAAGATTTGCGGAACGGTGAGCACCGGCCGCTCGGCGGCATTCTCCTGGTCGGCACCGACAACGCGGCACGGGTTGATCCTGATCAGTTCGTCCTCCTTCACGGCTGTCATCAGGATGGCGCGCAGCAGTCGGTACGCCTTCGCGGCCATGGTCAGCGACACGCCGTCGGCGAGCAGACGGGAGCGCCACTCCCGGACCATCGGTGTGTCGATCCGGTTGAGCGGCACGCCGCCCAGGTGCGGCGTAATGTGCTTGCCCAGCGTCCATCGGTACAGATGGACAGTGCGGGGGCGCAGGTTCGGCCGTTCCGTGATCCACCGTTCCGCATAGTCCTGCAACCGGATCTTTCCTCGATTAGGGTCGATCCACTCCCTGCGGGCCATCTGCGCCTCAATCAGGGTTAGATACCGCTCGGCCTCGGTTTTGCGGGCGAATGTCTGATCCCCGGGTCGCATCGTGCCGTCCGGCGCGAGGTGTCGAACTTGGTAGCGGCCGGAGGGCAACTTGCGCACGCTGCCGTAGCGGCGGTGTCCGTCCTTGTTCGGCATTATCAGGCAACGCTCCTTAACTCGTGCCAGATGGACTCCGTGGTCATGGGCTCGACTCGTCCGGCGTGGACGAATGCGGCCAGGTCGGCGGGGTCGATCCGGATCGACCGGCCGATACGGTGGAATGCGATCTGCCGCTCGGCGACGGCGCGGCGGACGTAGCGCACGCTCATGCCGATGCGGCTTGCGGCCTCTTGGATGGTCAGCAATTCGGCGGGTAGCTCCAGTGCCGGCATGTTCTGGGTGATCCGCTTAGCCATCGGGTGTCCTTTCCGGGCAGTGCGGTCCGTCAGGGGTGGTGCGGCAAGGCGCTGAGAGCGCCCGTCGCGGTCGTTCCTTTGGTGAAGGCGTTTCGGCAAGGGTGGTGGGCTGCGATGGCAAGAGGCCGCAGGGCGGGCCGCTGAGAGCCACGCTGAGCCAAGATCTCGGGCCTTCGGGTGGTTCTACATAGGGTCTGTGCTGAAACAGTGCGTTGCCCCTTTGTTTCAGCGTGTTTGTCAGGGTTGCGGCCAGAGTGTGGGTGTCTCCGTGGTGTCCCCCTTGTTTTCGCTGGTCAGGGTGGGTTGGGGGACACCGGGGACAGGGGGGACACCGGGGACTCGGTACCGGCCACCGGTGTCGGCGGCAAGCTGTCCGTCTGCGAGCATTCGCTGACAGGTGCGTTTGACGTTGTCGTAGGCGAGACCGACCTCGGTGGCGATGGCCTTGGGTGTGCTGCCGGGGGTGGTTCGCAGGAACCGCAGGATCGCTGCGCGGGTCTCGCCGACCTGGTGATCCTGGGCCGGGCCGTCGAGCATCTGCCACGCCCCGGCGGCGGTGTCGAAGTTCAGGGCGTACTCGTTTTCGTCAACAT comes from Salinispora tropica CNB-440 and encodes:
- a CDS encoding excisionase family DNA-binding protein, translating into MAKRITQNMPALELPAELLTIQEAASRIGMSVRYVRRAVAERQIAFHRIGRSIRIDPADLAAFVHAGRVEPMTTESIWHELRSVA
- a CDS encoding tyrosine-type recombinase/integrase, yielding MPNKDGHRRYGSVRKLPSGRYQVRHLAPDGTMRPGDQTFARKTEAERYLTLIEAQMARREWIDPNRGKIRLQDYAERWITERPNLRPRTVHLYRWTLGKHITPHLGGVPLNRIDTPMVREWRSRLLADGVSLTMAAKAYRLLRAILMTAVKEDELIRINPCRVVGADQENAAERPVLTVPQIFALAERMPDRFRALILVTTFGCLRWGEAVALQRQDVDLVAGTVRVRQAFVEHRGTGLILGPPKSRAGVRTIALPKAALPMLKQHVSSHVGEAPEAFVFTGENGRNLWRGNFNKLVKWPEAVAAVGVPGLHFHDLRHTGNTLASRAPGASLRDIMARMGHDSPRAALIYQHANREADQGIADAIDKAVKAARRKPSKRRVKRATEGGGPATEAR